In Rutidosis leptorrhynchoides isolate AG116_Rl617_1_P2 chromosome 2, CSIRO_AGI_Rlap_v1, whole genome shotgun sequence, one genomic interval encodes:
- the LOC139888796 gene encoding uncharacterized protein, protein MLSRDLLGLDGAFMNELATGQILGVVGVDSNNGIYSLAYAMKEAENYNYWSWFLECLRDDLNLTRMPNFTFIMGTFKCHGKDNPMYRNKFCLRHLHENMKSKWRGLAYKQHLLKCATATTVPHFEKFMMDLKGFDEAAWKWIVDGRDKPIITCLVFIREYLMKRLYGVKNKIMNSQRLLTPKETKVFEEIKKEANKKWELTGMPCKHVIPCIWNMRANDPKVPRQEHKSIVRILILPPLQIATTGRLEKNRTKGLHDNDDIVFGGKYSKKGQVIQCGICKGFGHNRRSCTNGGVKLDQASRSKRKSMAKY, encoded by the exons ATGTTATCTAGGGATTTACTTGGTTTAGATGGGGCATTCATGAATGAACTGGCAACTGGACAAATTTTAGGTGTTGTTGGAGTGGATTCGAACAATGGTATTTACTCTTTGGCATATGCTATGAAAGAAGCTGAAAACTATAACTATTGGAGTTGGTTTTTAGAATGTTTGAGGGATGATTTGAATCTAACAAGAATGCCAAACTTCACTTTCATAA TGGGGACTTTTAAATGTCATGGAAAGGATAATCCCATGTACAGAAATAAGTTTTGTTTAAGACATCTGCATGAAAACATGAAATCTAAGTGGAGGGGACTTGCATACAAGCAACACCTTTTGAAGTGTGCCACTGCTACAACTGTACCCCATTTTGAAAAGTTTATGATGGATCTTAAAGGTTTTGATGAAGCTGCTTGGAA GTGGATAGTTGATGGGAGAGATAAGCCTATTATAACTTGTCTTGTGTTCATTAGGGAGTACTTAATGAAAAGACTTTATGGAGTTAAGAATAAGATTATGAACTCACAAAGACTGTTAACTCCTAAAGAAACCAAAGTGTTTGAAGAGATCAAAAAAGAAGCCAACAA AAAATGGGAACTAACTGGTATGCCTTGTAAACATGTCATTCCTTGTATATGGAATATGAGGGCAAATGATCCTAAAGTTCCAAGACAAGAG CATAAGTCAATTGTGAGAATACTAATACTTCCACCTTTACAAATTGCTACTACTGGGAGACTCGAGAAGAATAGAACGAAGGGACTGCATGATAATGATGACATAGTTTTTGGTGGTAAGTATTCAAAAAAGGGTCAGGTTATTCAGTGTGGAATTTGTAAGGGTTTTGGGCACAACAGGAGGAGTTGCACAAATGGTGGTGTCAAATTAGATCAAGCTAGTAGATCAAAGAGGAAATCAATGGCCAAGTATTAa